From a region of the Corallococcus coralloides DSM 2259 genome:
- the accB gene encoding acetyl-CoA carboxylase biotin carboxyl carrier protein, with protein sequence MATKRKATRPAESTGAASGRDAGTTSLDVEALRQIVEILEASDVTRLVWTKGPEKLYIRRGHAPETTIVHHTAPSGPGVTVSPPVEYAAPAAPRAAPAAAPAAPVAAAAPEKPAEKPGHLVTSPFVGTFYRTPAPDQPPFVDVGTVVRKGQVLCIVEAMKLMNEIESEVSGRIAEVLVENGRPVEFGQALFRIEPA encoded by the coding sequence ATGGCAACGAAGCGCAAGGCAACCCGGCCGGCCGAGTCCACGGGCGCGGCCTCCGGGCGGGATGCGGGCACCACGTCGCTGGACGTGGAGGCCCTCCGGCAGATCGTCGAAATCCTGGAGGCCTCCGACGTCACCCGGCTGGTGTGGACGAAGGGCCCGGAGAAGCTCTACATCCGCCGCGGTCACGCGCCGGAGACGACCATCGTCCACCACACGGCGCCGTCGGGCCCCGGGGTGACGGTGTCGCCGCCGGTGGAGTACGCCGCTCCGGCAGCGCCTCGTGCGGCGCCCGCCGCCGCGCCCGCGGCTCCCGTTGCTGCCGCGGCGCCGGAGAAGCCCGCGGAGAAGCCGGGCCACCTGGTGACCAGCCCCTTCGTGGGGACGTTCTACCGGACCCCCGCGCCGGATCAGCCCCCGTTCGTGGACGTGGGCACGGTGGTGCGCAAGGGCCAGGTGCTCTGCATCGTGGAAGCGATGAAGTTGATGAACGAAATCGAGTCCGAGGTCTCCGGCCGCATCGCCGAGGTCCTCGTGGAGAACGGTCGCCCGGTGGAGTTCGGCCAGGCGCTGTTCCGCATCGAGCCGGCCTGA
- a CDS encoding type 4a pilus biogenesis protein PilO codes for MEKYLDQLAKAPPAAKFGGLAAIVIILTVGNFFSFIKPTDETIARRAADRRKLDQELAEKSEIAQNLNERRREMDVLEQKLAEALTELPERRDMEELLAQINDIGKKSGLEIARVEPGKEYVDGTEFFARIPIKMTVSGNYHEIAMFLQEMANMRRIVNVNNIKLDGAALKNEKVVLQSSFLATTFRFVDTKAAATKATDKNKKKSN; via the coding sequence ATGGAAAAATACCTGGATCAACTGGCGAAGGCTCCCCCCGCGGCGAAGTTCGGCGGGCTCGCGGCCATCGTCATCATCTTGACCGTGGGCAACTTCTTCTCCTTCATCAAGCCCACGGACGAGACCATCGCCCGCCGCGCGGCGGACCGCCGGAAGCTTGATCAGGAGCTCGCGGAGAAGAGCGAGATCGCCCAGAACCTCAACGAGCGCCGGCGTGAGATGGACGTGCTCGAGCAGAAGCTGGCGGAGGCCCTCACGGAGCTGCCGGAGCGGCGCGACATGGAGGAGCTGCTCGCGCAGATCAACGACATCGGCAAGAAGTCCGGCCTGGAGATCGCCCGCGTGGAGCCCGGCAAGGAGTACGTCGATGGCACCGAGTTCTTCGCGCGCATCCCCATCAAGATGACGGTGAGCGGCAACTACCACGAGATCGCCATGTTCCTGCAGGAGATGGCGAACATGCGCCGCATCGTGAACGTCAACAACATCAAGCTCGATGGCGCGGCCCTGAAGAACGAGAAGGTCGTCCTTCAGAGCAGCTTCCTGGCGACGACGTTCCGGTTCGTCGACACGAAGGCCGCCGCCACGAAGGCCACCGACAAGAACAAGAAGAAGAGCAACTAG
- the accC gene encoding acetyl-CoA carboxylase biotin carboxylase subunit, whose protein sequence is MFKKVLVANRGEIALRVIRACRELGIATVAVHSTADANALHVRFADEAVCIGPPPSKESYLNVPQLLSAAEITRADAIHPGYGFLSENAEFAEVCENCKIRFIGPRPEMLRLMGNKVRARAAAREAGLPLLPGSPGVVKDPREAEAFAKEIGFPVILKAAAGGGGKGMKIVREPGVLAQAFSTAQAEALASFNNGDLYIERYVEKPRHIEIQIVADEHGNVIHLNERECSVQRRHQKLIEESPSPALTPELRQRMGEVSVAAMKKIRYNNVGTIEYLLDERGEFYFMEMNTRIQVEHPVTELVTGVDLVREQIRMAYGHPLRFKQEDVQIRGHAIECRVNAEDPVTFAPWPGKITGYSVPGGYGVRVDSAAYENYTVLPHYDSLLSKLIVHAEDRETAIRRMQRALSEYVVEGIRTNIPFHRAALAEESFQEGNYDTRFVERLLASETGSRRLKKAVEETP, encoded by the coding sequence GTGTTCAAGAAGGTTCTGGTCGCCAACCGCGGGGAGATTGCCCTGCGGGTCATCCGCGCATGCCGTGAGCTGGGCATCGCCACCGTGGCGGTGCACTCCACCGCAGACGCCAACGCGCTGCACGTGCGCTTCGCGGACGAGGCCGTCTGCATCGGGCCGCCTCCGTCCAAGGAGAGCTACCTCAACGTGCCGCAGCTGCTCTCCGCGGCGGAAATCACGCGCGCGGACGCCATCCACCCGGGCTACGGCTTCCTGTCGGAGAACGCCGAGTTCGCGGAGGTCTGCGAGAACTGCAAGATCCGCTTCATTGGCCCGCGCCCGGAGATGCTGCGGCTGATGGGCAACAAGGTGCGTGCGCGCGCCGCGGCCCGCGAGGCCGGCCTGCCGCTGCTCCCGGGCAGCCCCGGCGTGGTGAAGGATCCGCGCGAGGCGGAGGCCTTCGCGAAGGAGATCGGCTTCCCGGTCATCCTGAAGGCGGCGGCGGGCGGCGGCGGCAAGGGCATGAAGATCGTCCGCGAGCCGGGTGTGCTCGCGCAGGCGTTCTCCACCGCGCAGGCGGAGGCCCTGGCCTCCTTCAACAACGGCGACCTCTACATCGAGCGGTACGTGGAGAAGCCGCGCCACATCGAGATTCAAATCGTCGCGGACGAGCACGGGAACGTCATCCACCTCAATGAGCGTGAGTGCTCCGTGCAGCGGCGGCACCAGAAGCTCATCGAGGAGAGCCCGTCGCCCGCGCTCACGCCGGAGCTGCGCCAGCGCATGGGCGAGGTGTCCGTCGCGGCGATGAAGAAGATCCGCTACAACAACGTGGGCACCATCGAGTACCTGCTCGACGAGCGCGGCGAGTTCTACTTCATGGAGATGAACACGCGCATCCAGGTGGAGCACCCCGTGACGGAGCTGGTCACGGGCGTGGACCTGGTCCGTGAGCAGATCCGCATGGCCTACGGGCACCCCCTGCGCTTCAAGCAGGAGGACGTGCAGATCCGCGGGCACGCCATCGAGTGCCGCGTGAACGCGGAGGACCCCGTCACCTTCGCGCCGTGGCCGGGGAAGATCACCGGCTACAGCGTGCCGGGCGGCTACGGCGTGCGCGTGGACTCCGCCGCGTACGAGAACTACACGGTGCTGCCGCACTACGACAGCCTGCTGTCCAAGCTGATCGTCCATGCGGAGGACCGCGAGACGGCCATCCGCCGCATGCAGCGCGCACTCTCCGAGTACGTCGTGGAGGGCATCCGCACCAACATCCCGTTCCACCGGGCCGCACTGGCGGAGGAGTCCTTCCAGGAGGGCAACTACGACACCCGCTTCGTGGAGCGCCTGCTGGCGAGCGAGACGGGTTCGCGCCGGCTCAAGAAGGCCGTGGAAGAGACGCCGTAG
- the efp gene encoding elongation factor P, with amino-acid sequence MAGFVDTSEFRNGLKILWEDKPYVIEYFQHVKPGKGSSFTRTKIRSLLDGRVLEPTLKSGDKVGTPDIESKDMQFLYVQGDEYHFMEKKTFEQTFLTKEGLGEAANFLKENLDVEILFWNGKAINVTLPNSVDLKVTKCDPGVRGDTVSGALKPATLETGYTVNVPLFINEGDVLKIDTREGGKYLTRVATGG; translated from the coding sequence ATGGCCGGGTTTGTCGATACGTCTGAATTCCGCAATGGTTTGAAGATCTTGTGGGAGGACAAGCCGTACGTCATCGAGTACTTCCAGCACGTCAAGCCTGGAAAGGGCTCCTCCTTCACCCGCACGAAGATCCGCAGCCTGCTGGACGGCCGCGTCCTGGAGCCCACGCTGAAGTCCGGCGACAAGGTGGGCACCCCGGACATCGAGTCCAAGGACATGCAGTTCCTGTACGTCCAGGGTGACGAGTACCACTTCATGGAGAAGAAGACCTTCGAGCAGACCTTCCTGACCAAGGAAGGCCTCGGTGAGGCCGCCAACTTCCTGAAGGAGAATCTGGACGTCGAGATCCTCTTCTGGAACGGCAAGGCCATCAACGTGACGCTGCCGAACTCCGTGGACCTCAAGGTCACCAAGTGCGACCCGGGCGTGCGCGGCGACACCGTGTCCGGCGCCCTGAAGCCCGCCACGCTGGAGACCGGCTACACCGTCAACGTGCCCCTGTTCATCAACGAGGGCGACGTGCTGAAGATCGACACGCGTGAAGGTGGCAAGTACCTCACCCGCGTGGCCACCGGCGGCTGA
- a CDS encoding PilN domain-containing protein, giving the protein MMIRINLLPVRAVKKREMGRQILALYAAVLIAAVIGNYAWYSNRDDELQRANQGIAQTKAKIAELEKVIGEVTNINARKTEVEKKLAVLDTLRKGRNGPVRMLDALSSAIPKKVWLKNFVEASNKVTIDGSAVSHDEVAELMRGLGSMVWTPKGMGRLVDQGRTASKTSRVELFNTETASVEEFSANEIKPFFGNVELTNAVQSKGTTAGAATFVDFKLTLTANYAI; this is encoded by the coding sequence ATGATGATCCGAATCAACCTGCTGCCCGTCCGGGCGGTGAAGAAGCGGGAGATGGGCCGGCAGATCCTGGCCCTCTACGCCGCGGTCCTGATCGCCGCGGTGATCGGCAACTACGCCTGGTACTCGAACCGCGACGACGAGCTGCAGCGGGCCAACCAGGGCATCGCCCAGACGAAGGCGAAGATCGCGGAGCTGGAGAAGGTCATCGGCGAGGTGACCAACATCAACGCCCGCAAGACGGAAGTGGAGAAGAAGCTCGCGGTGCTGGACACGCTGCGCAAGGGCCGCAACGGGCCGGTGCGCATGCTGGACGCGCTGTCCTCGGCCATCCCGAAGAAGGTCTGGCTCAAGAACTTCGTCGAGGCGTCCAACAAGGTCACCATCGACGGCTCGGCCGTCAGCCATGACGAGGTCGCGGAGCTGATGCGCGGCCTGGGCAGCATGGTGTGGACGCCCAAGGGCATGGGGCGCCTGGTGGATCAGGGCCGCACCGCCAGCAAGACGTCCCGCGTGGAGCTCTTCAACACGGAGACCGCCAGCGTGGAGGAGTTCTCCGCGAACGAAATCAAGCCCTTCTTCGGCAACGTCGAACTGACCAACGCCGTGCAGTCCAAGGGCACCACCGCCGGCGCGGCGACGTTCGTCGACTTCAAGCTCACCCTCACCGCCAACTACGCCATCTGA
- a CDS encoding tetratricopeptide repeat protein translates to MDKNKIIEAAAKLVAKGAYDKAIKEYQKVLEVDPKDIRVLQKMGELYQKKNDNAQAAHFFTKVAESYSSDGFFLKAVALYKQVLKLNPNLLEVNLKLAELHQQLGLMSEAMAYFQIVANHYDKAGDTKSSLDTLKKMVDLDPENVASKIKLAELYARENMTKEAAQEFKRAAEYLKRNARADDWLRVAERLSALEPDNLPLAKELAASYLQRGDQKRALAKLQVCFKADGRDVETLTLLAQAFQGLGQVSKTVSVYKELAKIHQERGRTAESDGVWTQIELLDPQDPDLLARRGPVAEPEPEPAPVAAHHAVEEPAPAWSAPAPAAPPSRPAPAAPPPAAVAPPAPAGMSREQLAKLLTETDVYVKYGLHDKALEHLRKVFSVDPENLDAHEKAYHIYVAANNGAQASEQLLNVLRLCTRRADVQRAQPYLATILQENPAHPEVPAFLSVLRAEGGFVAPAATPGVESLEEDAILVDSNEDEILVADPPEDALAQPGGDELALAALSHGSDSDEIVDDEVAETTLSGEEAVMGEPISSAENTVYDLPPQDDLVMGSDEDSLVLADEPGLGDPDASGGLDDEPLLAQDDALAYAADAGGDEPMVLADEPGGMSLGDEEEAPPTRILSPSRALLEEAAPDTRQLPTLGDSGDDEALVEPGMSLGEDDDAPTRVGLAPLDASALDDAGLDESFDAPAEEPAYAEGMSLGDEEQEEPTAAHMVLPSVEGLSYDEPQTEAFADEPEPEPEALADAPEPEPEPEAEPEEEPASEECDEASFFLDQGLLEEAREILETVAIAFPGHVRAGELMARLEELEAGGGAAPEDDAPSEPVHVPSVQPVTEASLDDGAGGGDAFDLAAQLAGELDDLGGESLAAVPPAEEDFQYSVDEVFAEFKKGLAKVVKPEDVDTHYDLGIAYKEMGLLDDAVHEFDVARQGCVGTPRELDCLTMIGMLHTLRGKPEESVAVFKEGLSNVLATGEVAKALGFELASAYDALNEQGKALFHFQRVAAMDAKYRDVGSQVTRLSAMTAPEEDPLPRAGKGPATPVPAAGVPKARKVGYV, encoded by the coding sequence ATGGACAAGAACAAGATCATCGAAGCCGCCGCGAAGCTGGTCGCGAAGGGCGCGTACGACAAAGCCATCAAGGAGTATCAGAAGGTCCTGGAGGTCGACCCGAAGGACATCCGGGTCCTCCAGAAGATGGGGGAGCTGTACCAGAAGAAGAACGACAACGCGCAGGCGGCGCACTTCTTCACCAAGGTCGCGGAGAGCTACTCCTCGGACGGCTTCTTCCTCAAGGCCGTCGCCCTCTACAAGCAGGTCCTCAAGCTCAACCCGAACCTGCTGGAGGTGAACCTCAAGCTGGCGGAGCTGCACCAGCAGCTGGGCTTGATGTCGGAGGCGATGGCGTACTTCCAGATCGTCGCCAACCACTACGACAAGGCGGGCGACACCAAGTCGAGCCTCGACACGCTGAAGAAGATGGTGGATCTCGACCCCGAGAACGTGGCGTCGAAGATCAAGCTCGCGGAGCTGTACGCGCGCGAGAACATGACGAAGGAAGCGGCGCAGGAGTTCAAGCGCGCCGCGGAGTACCTCAAGCGCAACGCCCGGGCGGATGACTGGCTGCGCGTCGCGGAGCGGCTCTCCGCGCTGGAGCCGGACAACCTCCCGCTCGCGAAGGAGCTGGCCGCGTCGTACCTGCAGCGCGGCGACCAGAAGCGCGCGCTCGCCAAGCTCCAGGTGTGCTTCAAGGCGGATGGCCGCGACGTGGAGACGCTGACGCTCTTGGCCCAGGCGTTCCAGGGGCTGGGCCAGGTCTCCAAGACGGTGTCCGTCTACAAGGAACTCGCGAAGATCCACCAGGAGCGCGGCCGCACCGCTGAGTCCGACGGCGTGTGGACGCAGATCGAGCTGCTGGATCCGCAGGATCCGGATCTGCTCGCGCGCCGGGGCCCCGTCGCCGAGCCGGAGCCGGAGCCCGCGCCGGTGGCTGCGCATCACGCCGTGGAGGAGCCCGCGCCCGCGTGGAGCGCGCCCGCCCCCGCGGCGCCCCCGTCCCGTCCCGCGCCCGCCGCGCCGCCGCCCGCGGCCGTGGCACCGCCTGCTCCCGCGGGGATGAGCCGCGAGCAGCTGGCCAAGCTGCTGACGGAGACGGACGTCTACGTGAAGTACGGGCTCCACGACAAAGCGCTGGAGCACCTGCGCAAGGTGTTCTCCGTGGATCCGGAGAACCTGGACGCGCACGAAAAGGCGTACCACATCTACGTGGCGGCCAATAACGGCGCGCAGGCGTCCGAGCAGCTGCTCAACGTGCTGCGCCTGTGCACGCGCCGCGCGGACGTGCAGCGCGCGCAGCCGTACCTGGCGACCATCCTCCAGGAGAATCCGGCGCATCCCGAGGTGCCCGCCTTCCTGTCCGTGCTCCGCGCGGAAGGGGGCTTCGTGGCGCCCGCGGCGACGCCGGGCGTGGAGTCGCTGGAGGAGGACGCCATCCTGGTGGACTCCAACGAGGACGAGATCCTCGTCGCGGATCCGCCGGAGGACGCGCTCGCGCAGCCCGGGGGTGACGAGCTGGCGCTCGCGGCGCTGAGCCACGGGTCGGACTCGGACGAAATCGTCGACGACGAGGTCGCGGAGACCACGTTGAGCGGCGAGGAAGCGGTGATGGGCGAGCCCATCAGCTCCGCCGAGAACACCGTCTACGACCTGCCGCCGCAGGACGACCTGGTGATGGGGTCCGACGAGGACTCGCTGGTGCTCGCGGACGAGCCGGGCCTGGGCGATCCGGATGCCTCCGGAGGCCTGGACGACGAGCCGCTGCTCGCCCAGGACGACGCGCTGGCGTACGCGGCGGACGCGGGCGGCGACGAGCCCATGGTGCTCGCGGACGAGCCGGGCGGCATGTCGCTGGGCGACGAGGAGGAGGCGCCTCCCACGCGCATCCTGTCCCCGTCGCGCGCGCTGCTGGAAGAGGCCGCGCCGGACACGCGCCAGCTGCCCACGCTGGGCGACAGCGGCGACGACGAGGCCCTGGTCGAACCCGGCATGTCGCTGGGCGAGGACGACGACGCGCCCACGCGCGTGGGGCTCGCGCCCCTGGATGCGTCCGCCCTGGACGATGCGGGCCTGGACGAAAGCTTCGACGCGCCAGCGGAAGAGCCCGCGTACGCGGAGGGCATGTCGCTGGGCGACGAGGAGCAGGAAGAGCCCACGGCGGCGCACATGGTGCTCCCGTCGGTGGAGGGGCTGTCCTACGACGAGCCCCAGACCGAGGCGTTCGCGGACGAGCCCGAGCCGGAGCCCGAGGCCCTGGCGGATGCGCCGGAACCCGAGCCCGAGCCGGAAGCGGAGCCCGAGGAGGAGCCTGCCTCCGAGGAGTGCGACGAGGCGTCGTTCTTCCTCGACCAGGGGCTCCTGGAAGAGGCGCGCGAAATCCTGGAGACGGTGGCCATCGCGTTCCCCGGCCACGTGCGCGCCGGCGAGCTGATGGCGCGGCTGGAGGAACTGGAGGCCGGCGGTGGCGCGGCCCCCGAGGACGACGCTCCCTCGGAGCCCGTGCACGTGCCCTCCGTGCAGCCGGTGACGGAGGCGTCGCTCGACGACGGCGCCGGTGGCGGTGACGCGTTCGACCTGGCGGCGCAGCTGGCGGGTGAGCTGGACGACCTGGGCGGTGAGTCGCTGGCGGCGGTGCCCCCGGCGGAAGAGGACTTCCAGTACTCGGTGGACGAGGTCTTCGCCGAGTTCAAGAAGGGCCTGGCCAAGGTGGTGAAGCCCGAGGACGTGGACACGCACTACGACCTGGGCATCGCCTACAAGGAAATGGGCCTGCTGGACGACGCCGTCCACGAGTTCGACGTGGCCCGCCAGGGCTGCGTGGGCACCCCGCGCGAGCTGGACTGCCTGACGATGATTGGCATGCTGCACACGCTGCGCGGCAAGCCGGAAGAGTCCGTGGCGGTGTTCAAGGAAGGCCTTTCCAACGTGCTCGCGACGGGCGAGGTGGCCAAGGCGCTGGGCTTCGAGCTGGCGAGCGCCTACGACGCGCTCAACGAGCAGGGCAAGGCGCTCTTCCACTTCCAGCGGGTGGCCGCCATGGACGCGAAATACCGCGACGTGGGGTCCCAGGTGACGCGGCTGTCGGCCATGACCGCACCGGAAGAGGACCCGCTTCCTCGCGCCGGAAAGGGTCCCGCGACGCCGGTTCCCGCCGCGGGCGTGCCGAAGGCTCGTAAAGTAGGGTACGTGTAG
- the pilQ gene encoding type IV pilus secretin PilQ, with protein sequence MLEQSAVTRGKWIMATAWAVVLASAKVYGADLNTLRDLQVSRTGAGAQVVVTGTRPPTFTVFRLSGPERLVVDLSSADATGIKGHHDGTGPVSGVVAAQFSDARASVGRVLVALDQASQYDVRAEGNRVVISVDGSPVAPAAATAQAPKAPAEVKPAEAAPKAEPAPVVEAMVAVVPEEGTSSKAAPSQAPGRENVVATEADEREVAHPAQRITRLSLDGESLRVAADGEIARYEVLELVDPPRLAVDVYGVGLSAKAPKVKGNLLKDVRVGAHEDKVRLVLVARGDMPAYRVDRAERGLEVVLGGAVARKSKPSQPRDAVAETEPLRPQPLPVQESAKPQPAVAQAAPQPAVVEVKDLSFDESPSGGRVQLKLSGATAWKVDRPDPRSAVLTLENARLPKKLERSLDTSALDTPVKMISAFSVPGEGRKVRLVVAADGAIEENVTQGANSLSWRLDVQGVKTEEVAVTQRTAGFTAEAPAYAAEGAPQQARYRGKRVSFEFKDIDIQNLLRVIAEISKRNIVVADDVAGRVTIRLRNVPWDQALDLILRTKQLGQEQVGNIIRIAPLKTLEEEARLRQERKKSLQQQEDLLVSLVPVNYAVAADMSARVKDVLSDRGSVTVDVRTNVLIIKDIRSNTEKARALVRSLDTQTPQVLIESRIVEASTTFSRNLGVQWGGQTRLSAASGNPTGLIFPSTVGVTGGAGGTAAGVPAQPNFAVNLPAAVGQGLGGAMGFAFGSAGGAVQLNLRLSAAEAEGTVKTISSPKVTTLDNNTARISQGLSIPFSQTSAGGVNTTFVEARLSLEVTPHITQDGSILMSIQAQNNQPDPSNTGANGQPSIQRKEANTQVLVKDGDTTVIGGIYVRRGSTSSDSVPFLSKIPVLGFFFRSTLETDTRQELLIFITPRILNRQTIAQSL encoded by the coding sequence ATGCTCGAGCAGAGCGCTGTGACGAGGGGCAAGTGGATCATGGCGACCGCATGGGCGGTCGTCCTGGCAAGCGCCAAGGTGTACGGCGCGGATCTCAATACGCTGAGGGACCTGCAGGTGTCCCGGACGGGAGCCGGTGCCCAGGTCGTGGTGACCGGGACCCGGCCGCCCACCTTCACCGTCTTCCGGCTCAGTGGGCCGGAGCGGCTGGTGGTGGACCTGTCGTCCGCGGACGCCACCGGCATCAAGGGGCACCATGACGGCACCGGTCCGGTGTCCGGCGTGGTGGCCGCCCAGTTCTCCGACGCGCGCGCCAGCGTGGGCCGCGTGCTGGTGGCGCTCGATCAGGCCTCCCAGTACGACGTCCGCGCGGAGGGCAACCGCGTGGTCATCTCCGTGGACGGCTCGCCGGTGGCCCCCGCCGCCGCGACCGCCCAGGCTCCGAAGGCGCCGGCCGAAGTGAAGCCGGCGGAAGCCGCGCCCAAGGCCGAGCCCGCGCCGGTGGTGGAGGCGATGGTGGCGGTGGTGCCGGAGGAGGGGACGTCCTCCAAGGCCGCCCCGTCCCAGGCGCCGGGCCGTGAGAACGTCGTCGCCACGGAGGCGGATGAGCGCGAGGTGGCCCACCCGGCCCAGCGCATCACCCGGCTGTCCCTGGACGGCGAGTCGCTGCGCGTCGCCGCCGACGGCGAGATCGCCCGCTACGAGGTCCTGGAGCTGGTGGACCCGCCGCGCCTGGCCGTGGACGTGTACGGCGTGGGCCTGAGCGCGAAGGCGCCCAAGGTGAAGGGCAACCTGCTCAAGGACGTGCGCGTGGGCGCCCACGAGGACAAGGTGCGCCTGGTGCTCGTGGCCAGGGGCGACATGCCCGCCTACCGCGTGGACCGCGCCGAGCGCGGCCTGGAAGTGGTGCTGGGCGGCGCGGTGGCGCGCAAGTCCAAGCCTTCGCAGCCGCGCGACGCGGTGGCGGAGACGGAGCCCCTGCGCCCGCAGCCCCTGCCCGTGCAGGAGTCGGCGAAGCCCCAGCCCGCGGTGGCGCAGGCCGCGCCGCAGCCGGCGGTGGTGGAGGTCAAGGACCTGTCCTTCGACGAGAGCCCCTCGGGCGGTCGCGTGCAGCTGAAGCTGTCCGGCGCGACGGCGTGGAAGGTGGACCGGCCGGATCCGCGCAGCGCGGTGCTGACGCTGGAGAACGCGCGGCTGCCCAAGAAGCTGGAGCGCAGCCTGGACACCAGCGCGCTGGACACGCCGGTGAAGATGATCAGCGCCTTCAGCGTGCCGGGTGAGGGCCGCAAGGTGCGCCTGGTGGTCGCCGCGGACGGCGCCATCGAGGAGAACGTCACCCAGGGCGCCAACAGCCTGAGCTGGCGGCTGGACGTGCAGGGCGTGAAGACGGAGGAGGTGGCCGTCACCCAGCGCACCGCCGGCTTCACGGCGGAGGCCCCGGCGTACGCGGCGGAGGGCGCGCCCCAGCAGGCGCGCTACCGCGGCAAGCGCGTGTCCTTCGAGTTCAAGGACATCGACATCCAGAACCTGCTGCGCGTCATCGCGGAGATCTCCAAGCGCAACATCGTGGTCGCCGACGACGTGGCGGGCCGCGTGACCATCCGCCTGCGCAACGTGCCCTGGGACCAGGCGCTGGACCTCATCCTGCGCACCAAGCAGCTGGGTCAGGAGCAGGTGGGCAACATCATCCGCATCGCGCCGCTGAAGACCCTGGAAGAGGAGGCGCGGCTGCGCCAGGAGCGCAAGAAGTCGCTGCAGCAGCAGGAGGACCTGCTGGTCAGCCTGGTGCCGGTGAACTACGCGGTGGCCGCTGACATGTCGGCGCGCGTGAAGGACGTGCTCAGCGACCGCGGCTCGGTGACGGTGGACGTGCGCACCAACGTGCTCATCATCAAGGACATCCGCTCCAACACGGAGAAGGCGCGCGCCCTGGTGCGCAGCCTGGATACGCAGACGCCGCAGGTCCTCATCGAGAGCCGCATCGTGGAGGCGAGCACCACCTTCAGCCGCAACCTGGGCGTGCAGTGGGGCGGTCAGACGCGTCTGTCGGCCGCGTCCGGCAACCCGACCGGCCTCATCTTCCCCAGCACCGTCGGTGTCACGGGCGGCGCGGGTGGCACGGCGGCGGGCGTCCCGGCCCAGCCCAACTTCGCGGTGAACCTGCCGGCGGCGGTGGGTCAGGGCCTCGGTGGCGCCATGGGCTTCGCCTTCGGCTCCGCTGGCGGCGCCGTGCAGCTCAACCTGCGCCTGTCCGCGGCGGAGGCCGAGGGCACGGTGAAGACCATCTCGTCGCCCAAGGTCACCACGCTGGACAACAACACGGCCCGCATCAGCCAGGGTCTGTCCATCCCGTTCAGCCAGACGTCGGCCGGCGGCGTGAACACGACCTTCGTGGAAGCGCGTCTGTCGCTGGAAGTCACGCCGCACATCACCCAGGACGGCAGCATCCTCATGTCCATCCAGGCTCAGAACAACCAGCCGGACCCGTCCAACACCGGTGCCAACGGCCAGCCGTCCATCCAGCGCAAGGAGGCCAACACCCAGGTGCTGGTGAAGGATGGCGACACGACGGTCATCGGCGGCATCTACGTGCGCCGCGGCAGCACCTCGTCCGACTCGGTGCCCTTCCTGTCGAAGATTCCCGTGCTCGGCTTCTTCTTCCGGAGCACCCTGGAGACGGACACGCGGCAGGAACTGCTCATCTTCATCACGCCCCGCATCCTCAACCGGCAGACCATCGCGCAGAGCCTCTAA
- a CDS encoding pilus assembly protein PilP: MKTFKSTMTAAVMALTLSACSDTPKASPPAPAKAAAPAPAPVAEKTEASAAPTFVYTYSPVGKRDPFRSPLEELGPVARDAPERACNEPLCVFDLDQLKLVAVVTGDASPLAMVEDPLGRGHIVRRNTRVGRQGGKVTQILRDSVTVTEVFTGAKGELISNPVSLQLKADGVKDPAYNLMTGKNWE; encoded by the coding sequence ATGAAGACGTTCAAGTCCACGATGACTGCTGCGGTGATGGCGCTGACTTTGTCCGCTTGTTCGGACACGCCCAAGGCCTCACCCCCTGCTCCTGCCAAGGCCGCCGCCCCCGCGCCGGCCCCGGTGGCGGAGAAGACCGAGGCGTCGGCGGCGCCAACGTTCGTCTACACCTACAGTCCGGTGGGCAAGCGGGATCCGTTCCGCAGTCCGCTGGAGGAGCTCGGGCCGGTGGCGCGTGACGCACCGGAACGGGCCTGCAACGAACCCCTGTGTGTGTTCGACCTCGACCAGCTCAAGCTGGTGGCGGTCGTCACGGGGGATGCCAGCCCGCTGGCGATGGTCGAGGACCCCTTGGGTCGCGGCCACATCGTCCGGCGCAACACCCGCGTGGGGCGCCAGGGCGGCAAGGTCACACAGATTCTCCGGGACTCGGTCACCGTCACCGAGGTCTTCACGGGCGCCAAGGGCGAGCTCATCAGCAATCCGGTGAGTCTCCAGCTCAAGGCGGATGGCGTGAAGGACCCCGCCTACAATTTGATGACGGGCAAGAACTGGGAGTAG
- a CDS encoding roadblock/LC7 domain-containing protein gives MAFRTHLEAVVNQVDGALACSVMGFDGISVETFQKDEATELDVSGTWVEYANLLTQLKNAAESLKTGTVTEVSVNSEKVLTVMRLLTPEYFLVLALRADGNFGKGRYVLRVTAPQVKAEL, from the coding sequence ATGGCCTTCCGCACGCACCTCGAAGCGGTGGTGAACCAGGTGGACGGGGCCCTCGCGTGCAGCGTGATGGGCTTCGACGGCATCTCCGTGGAGACGTTCCAGAAGGACGAAGCCACGGAACTGGACGTGTCCGGCACCTGGGTGGAGTACGCCAACCTGCTCACGCAGTTGAAGAACGCGGCCGAATCCCTGAAGACGGGCACCGTCACCGAGGTGTCCGTCAACAGCGAGAAGGTCCTCACCGTGATGCGCCTGCTGACGCCGGAGTACTTCCTGGTGCTGGCGCTGCGCGCGGATGGGAATTTCGGCAAGGGGCGCTATGTCCTGCGCGTCACCGCGCCGCAGGTGAAGGCGGAGTTGTAG